Proteins from a single region of Antechinus flavipes isolate AdamAnt ecotype Samford, QLD, Australia chromosome 2, AdamAnt_v2, whole genome shotgun sequence:
- the ARID5A gene encoding AT-rich interactive domain-containing protein 5A isoform X1: MAPPLKGKRKRSEGSEPTEQPASPKADSEESQGSTEPVESPEAGGEREQEQAFLVSLYKFMKERHTPIERVPHLGFKQINLWKIYKAVEKLGAYELVTGRRLWKNVYDELGGSPGSTSAATCTRRHYERLVLPYVRHLKGEDDKPLPPTKPRKQYKVSKEPKGDEAVAEKPKRAKEERGQIIGDKTKPETTSSARLPGQEEAESSARPSGPSLGMAALPFPGGPEAAGGCAEAYKRLLSSFYCKGTHGIMSPLAKKKLLAQVSKAEALQCHDEACDHRLSASEVGPTRPSVIYPTEGPKSPGLPEENPREPPCLLHRLASPEEPRKTAHSPKEDVQPGGGDRGPAQPHLSTPIFTGCFHAYPAEVLKPVSRHPHDFFPSSKEEAEAGSPFRPPGKDGGKLEGQPQLLWGGDASHPSAFHKGGAGKNSPYPRPKACWVPPMAKATPKGPSTPPTFPSSPSPGASSGSRSKRSLEEESFALGKKLRAVSPFLKEAEPKDSGVKPPGHNLGFPHLLGPALGPPPQEAYKGTMVRFPLNFANMSDPLKGQASLPFSPLVIPAFPAHFLTTSSPSPMAAGLVHYPPTSFDGSLRHRLYPVSTWHMQPTYPAPHLSSFHLNTKL, encoded by the exons CGCCTCCTCTCAAAGGGAAGAGAAAGCGGTCGGAGGGCAGCGAGCCCACGGAGCAGCCGGCGTCCCCGAAGGCTGACAGTGAGGAGAGCCAGGGCTCCACAGAGCCTGTG GAGTCCCCAGAAGCAGGCGGGGAGCGGGAGCAGGAGCAGGCCTTCCTGGTCAGCCTCTACAAGTTCATGAAGGAGCGACACACGCCCATCGAGAGGGTGCCCCACCTTGGCTTCAAGCAGA TTAACCTGTGGAAGATCTACAAGGCTGTGGAGAAACTTGGAGCCTATGAGTTG GTGACTGGGCGCCGCCTCTGGAAGAATGTCTATGATGAACTGGGCGGAAGCCCCGGCAGTACCAGCGCAGCGACTTGTACCCGTCGGCACTATGAGAG GCTGGTCCTTCCCTACGTTCGGCACTTGAAGGGAGAAGATGACAAGCCGCTGCCCCCCACCAAACCTCGGAAACAGTACAAGGTCTCCAAGGAGCCCAAGGGGGACGAGGCTGTGGCGGAGAAGCCAAAGCGAGCCAAGGAGGAGAGGGGCCAG ATCATAGGGGATAAAACAAAACCGGAAACCACCTCTTCAGCTCGCCTTCCCGGCCAGGAGGAGGCTGAGAGCAGCGCCAGGCCCTCTGGTCCTTCCCTGGGGATGGCCGCTCTGCCCTTCCCAGGAGGACCGGAGGCCGCTGGGGGCTGTGCCGAGGCGTACAAACGCCTTCTCTCCAGCTTCTACTGCAAAGGGACCCACGGCATCATGTCCCCTTTGGCCAAGAAGAAGCTCCTGGCCCAGGTGAGCAAGGCCGAGGCCCTGCAGTGCCATGATGAGGCCTGCGACCACCGGCTGAGCGCTTCCGAAGTGGGTCCCACACGACCCTCGGTCATCTACCCGACAGAAGGGCCAAAGAGCCCAGGCCTTCCAGAGGAGAACCCCCGGGAACCGCCCTGCCTGCTCCACCGGCTGGCCAGCCCCGAAGAACCCCGGAAAACCGCTCACAGTCCCAAGGAGGACGTTCAGCCGGGGGGCGGTGACAGGGGCCCGGCCCAGCCCCATCTCTCCACCCCCATCTTCACCGGCTGCTTCCATGCTTACCCTGCAGAAGTGCTGAAACCAGTGAGCCGGCATCCACATGACTTCTTTCCCAGTTCTAAGGAGGAGGCCGAAGCCGGCTCTCCCTTCAGGCCCCCGGGGAAAGACGGGGGGAAGCTCGAGGGCCAGCCGCAGCTCTTGTGGGGTGGGGATGCCAGTCACCCCTCTGCATTCCACAAAGGCGGGGCAGGGAAGAACAGCCCTTACCCCAGGCCCAAAGCCTGCTGGGTGCCCCCCATGGCTAAAGCCACTCCCAAGGGGCCTTCCACACCCCCCACTTTTCCCAGCAGCCCAAGCCCTGGGGCCAGCTCCGGCTCCCGCAGCAAGCGGAGCTTAGAGGAAGAAAGCTTTGCTCTCGGCAAAAAGCTGAGGGCTGTGTCTCCCTTCCTCAAGGAGGCAGAGCCCAAAGACTCTGGAGTGAAGCCCCCTGGGCACAACCTGGGCTTCCCACACCTGCTGGGCCCAGCCCTTGGGCCTCCACCCCAGGAGGCCTACAAGGGGACCATGGTGCGTTTCCCCCTCAACTTCGCCAATATGTCTGACCCCCTGAAAGGCCAAGCCTCCCTCCCCTTTAGTCCTCTGGTGATCCCCGCTTTCCCTGCCCACTTCCTCACCACCTCGAGCCCGTCCCCCATGGCAGCGGGCCTGGTGCACTACCCTCCCACATCCTTCGATGGGTCTCTCCGCCACAGACTCTACCCGGTCTCCACTTGGCACATGCAGCCCACATACCCGGCCCCTCACCTCTCTTCCTTCCACCTCAACACCAAGCTGTAG
- the ARID5A gene encoding AT-rich interactive domain-containing protein 5A isoform X2 yields the protein MAPPLKGKRKRSEGSEPTEQPASPKADSEESQGSTEPVVTGRRLWKNVYDELGGSPGSTSAATCTRRHYERLVLPYVRHLKGEDDKPLPPTKPRKQYKVSKEPKGDEAVAEKPKRAKEERGQIIGDKTKPETTSSARLPGQEEAESSARPSGPSLGMAALPFPGGPEAAGGCAEAYKRLLSSFYCKGTHGIMSPLAKKKLLAQVSKAEALQCHDEACDHRLSASEVGPTRPSVIYPTEGPKSPGLPEENPREPPCLLHRLASPEEPRKTAHSPKEDVQPGGGDRGPAQPHLSTPIFTGCFHAYPAEVLKPVSRHPHDFFPSSKEEAEAGSPFRPPGKDGGKLEGQPQLLWGGDASHPSAFHKGGAGKNSPYPRPKACWVPPMAKATPKGPSTPPTFPSSPSPGASSGSRSKRSLEEESFALGKKLRAVSPFLKEAEPKDSGVKPPGHNLGFPHLLGPALGPPPQEAYKGTMVRFPLNFANMSDPLKGQASLPFSPLVIPAFPAHFLTTSSPSPMAAGLVHYPPTSFDGSLRHRLYPVSTWHMQPTYPAPHLSSFHLNTKL from the exons CGCCTCCTCTCAAAGGGAAGAGAAAGCGGTCGGAGGGCAGCGAGCCCACGGAGCAGCCGGCGTCCCCGAAGGCTGACAGTGAGGAGAGCCAGGGCTCCACAGAGCCTGTG GTGACTGGGCGCCGCCTCTGGAAGAATGTCTATGATGAACTGGGCGGAAGCCCCGGCAGTACCAGCGCAGCGACTTGTACCCGTCGGCACTATGAGAG GCTGGTCCTTCCCTACGTTCGGCACTTGAAGGGAGAAGATGACAAGCCGCTGCCCCCCACCAAACCTCGGAAACAGTACAAGGTCTCCAAGGAGCCCAAGGGGGACGAGGCTGTGGCGGAGAAGCCAAAGCGAGCCAAGGAGGAGAGGGGCCAG ATCATAGGGGATAAAACAAAACCGGAAACCACCTCTTCAGCTCGCCTTCCCGGCCAGGAGGAGGCTGAGAGCAGCGCCAGGCCCTCTGGTCCTTCCCTGGGGATGGCCGCTCTGCCCTTCCCAGGAGGACCGGAGGCCGCTGGGGGCTGTGCCGAGGCGTACAAACGCCTTCTCTCCAGCTTCTACTGCAAAGGGACCCACGGCATCATGTCCCCTTTGGCCAAGAAGAAGCTCCTGGCCCAGGTGAGCAAGGCCGAGGCCCTGCAGTGCCATGATGAGGCCTGCGACCACCGGCTGAGCGCTTCCGAAGTGGGTCCCACACGACCCTCGGTCATCTACCCGACAGAAGGGCCAAAGAGCCCAGGCCTTCCAGAGGAGAACCCCCGGGAACCGCCCTGCCTGCTCCACCGGCTGGCCAGCCCCGAAGAACCCCGGAAAACCGCTCACAGTCCCAAGGAGGACGTTCAGCCGGGGGGCGGTGACAGGGGCCCGGCCCAGCCCCATCTCTCCACCCCCATCTTCACCGGCTGCTTCCATGCTTACCCTGCAGAAGTGCTGAAACCAGTGAGCCGGCATCCACATGACTTCTTTCCCAGTTCTAAGGAGGAGGCCGAAGCCGGCTCTCCCTTCAGGCCCCCGGGGAAAGACGGGGGGAAGCTCGAGGGCCAGCCGCAGCTCTTGTGGGGTGGGGATGCCAGTCACCCCTCTGCATTCCACAAAGGCGGGGCAGGGAAGAACAGCCCTTACCCCAGGCCCAAAGCCTGCTGGGTGCCCCCCATGGCTAAAGCCACTCCCAAGGGGCCTTCCACACCCCCCACTTTTCCCAGCAGCCCAAGCCCTGGGGCCAGCTCCGGCTCCCGCAGCAAGCGGAGCTTAGAGGAAGAAAGCTTTGCTCTCGGCAAAAAGCTGAGGGCTGTGTCTCCCTTCCTCAAGGAGGCAGAGCCCAAAGACTCTGGAGTGAAGCCCCCTGGGCACAACCTGGGCTTCCCACACCTGCTGGGCCCAGCCCTTGGGCCTCCACCCCAGGAGGCCTACAAGGGGACCATGGTGCGTTTCCCCCTCAACTTCGCCAATATGTCTGACCCCCTGAAAGGCCAAGCCTCCCTCCCCTTTAGTCCTCTGGTGATCCCCGCTTTCCCTGCCCACTTCCTCACCACCTCGAGCCCGTCCCCCATGGCAGCGGGCCTGGTGCACTACCCTCCCACATCCTTCGATGGGTCTCTCCGCCACAGACTCTACCCGGTCTCCACTTGGCACATGCAGCCCACATACCCGGCCCCTCACCTCTCTTCCTTCCACCTCAACACCAAGCTGTAG